The following are encoded in a window of Methanococcus voltae genomic DNA:
- the carB gene encoding carbamoyl-phosphate synthase large subunit, whose translation MKRQDIKKVMILGSGPIVIGQAAEFDFSGSQACKSLKEEGIYTILVNSNPATIQTDTNIADKVYLEPLNPKILEKIIQKETPDAILPTMGGQTGLNLAIELSKRGILEKYNIELLGSTEEVIETSEDRDLFNKAMEEINQPIAKSAAVNSVEDAIKATKELGYPAIVRPAFTLGGTGGGVANNEEELIEITEKGLAYSMIHQVLIDQSLLGWREFEYEVMRDKNDTCIVVCNMENIDPMGIHTGESIVVAPSQTLCDELHQLLRDSALQIIRHLQIEGGCNVQFAVNPEGTDYVVIEVNPRVSRSSALASKATGYPIAKIAAKIALGMTLDEILNDVTKETPASFEPTLDYVVVKIPRWPFDKFRTVDKRLGTAMKSTGEIMAIGRTFQEALQKAIRSLDIGRYGIIGDGKDNEHSNDEINEILKNATDERIFIIAEALDKGWSIREVCELTGIDEFFIIEMNKIIETKKELEVLGKLI comes from the coding sequence TTGAAAAGACAAGATATTAAAAAGGTAATGATATTGGGTTCAGGACCCATTGTAATCGGGCAAGCCGCAGAATTTGATTTTTCAGGTTCTCAAGCCTGTAAATCATTAAAAGAAGAAGGTATTTACACCATCTTGGTTAACTCAAATCCTGCAACAATTCAAACAGACACCAACATTGCAGATAAAGTATACTTGGAGCCCTTAAATCCAAAAATACTTGAAAAAATCATACAAAAAGAAACACCGGACGCTATTTTACCTACAATGGGGGGACAAACTGGGCTAAATCTCGCCATTGAATTATCCAAAAGAGGAATATTGGAAAAATATAACATTGAACTTTTAGGCTCAACTGAAGAGGTAATCGAAACCTCGGAAGACCGTGATTTATTCAACAAGGCAATGGAAGAGATAAATCAGCCTATTGCTAAATCTGCAGCTGTTAATTCAGTGGAAGATGCAATTAAAGCTACTAAAGAATTGGGCTATCCTGCAATTGTAAGACCTGCATTTACATTAGGTGGAACTGGTGGCGGTGTAGCTAATAACGAGGAAGAATTAATCGAGATAACGGAAAAAGGACTCGCTTATTCAATGATACATCAAGTTTTAATCGACCAAAGTTTATTGGGTTGGAGAGAATTTGAATACGAAGTTATGAGAGATAAGAACGATACCTGTATTGTAGTATGTAATATGGAGAATATAGACCCTATGGGTATACATACCGGTGAAAGTATCGTTGTAGCACCATCACAGACTTTATGCGATGAATTACACCAATTACTAAGGGATTCTGCTTTACAAATTATAAGACACTTACAAATTGAAGGTGGCTGTAATGTTCAATTCGCAGTAAATCCTGAAGGAACTGATTATGTAGTAATTGAAGTAAATCCGAGGGTTTCAAGAAGCTCTGCACTTGCAAGTAAAGCAACTGGCTACCCAATAGCAAAAATAGCTGCAAAAATAGCTTTAGGTATGACACTTGACGAAATTTTAAACGACGTTACAAAGGAAACACCTGCAAGTTTTGAGCCTACATTAGATTATGTAGTTGTAAAAATCCCAAGATGGCCATTTGACAAGTTTAGAACCGTTGATAAAAGATTAGGGACAGCTATGAAATCAACTGGTGAAATTATGGCTATAGGAAGAACTTTCCAGGAAGCACTTCAAAAAGCAATTAGAAGTTTAGATATCGGTAGATATGGTATTATTGGAGATGGAAAGGATAATGAACACTCTAACGACGAAATAAACGAAATTTTAAAGAATGCAACAGACGAAAGGATATTTATAATTGCTGAAGCTTTAGATAAAGGCTGGTCAATTAGGGAAGTCTGTGAATTAACAGGAATTGATGAATTTTTCATCATAGAAATGAATAAGATAATTGAAACAAAAAAAGAACTCGAAGTTTTAGGAAAACTTATTTAA
- a CDS encoding flippase: MKNQYSKLKKLNKLKGLKNSEDGLFKDSFYMILSNLYSKLILYLFFLIIPFMVGTEGFGVVRGLLPITDTIVIFFCSGIPPAMAKFISEDNSKKQMEKFETDYYVENTNVWEFKILKYMVFFSFFGALLAISLKYILGGDYKTLPDIYYYAIALSIPLSAFISWSRGVLQGNLKIKQLSLTWILEHTSKVVFLIPLALFFGITGVLLSVSVGYLLGGLLGLYIIFKYLNRYKRQTERFESTKYSNSNDNKIMANKVLIYAIPIALTATSYRLLNDLDSIFIMSILGAYDNGLYGYASLISKLLFLFAASISTVLIPRMAKSNIKSVKSLKYLKKSLLLNFTILLPLLAIFIIFANDILKLSFGISNVNVSNSLIVLSLSASVMSIYTLCASSLQGMGYAKIPLYVISLGIVLNAVFNLLLIPIYGILGGAFATLLSSTMISVLMSILTLRKLK; the protein is encoded by the coding sequence ATGAAGAACCAATATTCTAAATTAAAAAAATTAAACAAATTAAAAGGACTTAAAAATTCAGAAGATGGTCTTTTTAAAGATAGTTTTTATATGATATTGTCAAATCTCTACTCTAAATTAATATTATATTTATTTTTTTTAATAATACCTTTTATGGTAGGTACTGAAGGTTTTGGTGTAGTAAGGGGACTTTTACCGATTACGGACACTATTGTAATCTTTTTTTGCTCGGGAATTCCTCCAGCAATGGCTAAATTTATATCGGAAGATAATTCAAAAAAACAAATGGAAAAATTCGAAACAGATTACTATGTTGAAAATACTAATGTATGGGAATTTAAAATATTGAAATATATGGTATTTTTTTCATTTTTTGGAGCCTTGCTGGCAATTTCCTTGAAATATATCTTAGGTGGGGATTATAAAACCCTTCCAGATATTTATTATTATGCCATAGCACTTTCAATACCTCTTTCAGCGTTTATTTCTTGGTCAAGAGGTGTATTGCAAGGTAATCTAAAAATAAAGCAATTATCTTTGACTTGGATATTAGAACATACTTCAAAAGTTGTATTTTTAATCCCATTGGCGTTATTTTTCGGAATAACTGGCGTTTTACTATCTGTTTCAGTAGGATATTTGTTAGGTGGTCTTTTAGGGCTTTATATAATTTTCAAGTATCTCAATAGGTATAAAAGACAAACTGAAAGATTTGAAAGTACTAAATATAGTAATTCTAACGATAACAAGATAATGGCAAACAAAGTGTTAATTTATGCTATTCCTATTGCATTAACTGCTACATCTTACCGTTTATTAAATGATTTGGACAGTATATTTATAATGAGCATATTGGGAGCTTATGATAATGGATTATACGGCTATGCGTCTTTAATTTCTAAGTTATTGTTTTTATTTGCTGCTTCCATCTCAACCGTACTAATCCCGAGAATGGCAAAATCCAACATAAAATCTGTAAAGTCTTTAAAATACTTAAAGAAGTCCCTACTATTAAATTTTACAATATTACTACCATTATTGGCAATTTTTATAATTTTTGCAAATGATATTTTAAAATTATCTTTTGGAATTTCAAATGTGAATGTATCAAATAGTTTAATAGTCTTGTCATTATCTGCATCGGTAATGAGTATTTATACACTCTGTGCATCTTCTCTTCAAGGAATGGGTTATGCAAAAATACCCTTATATGTAATATCGTTAGGAATAGTCTTAAACGCAGTATTTAACCTGTTATTAATACCGATATATGGAATATTGGGTGGTGCATTCGCCACTTTGCTTTCTTCGACAATGATTTCAGTTTTAATGAGCATATTAACGCTGAGAAAATTAAAGTAG
- a CDS encoding MBL fold metallo-hydrolase, giving the protein MILTILVDNNAELLSRDLYGEHGLSQFIEVDGKQILHDTGFSDLFIENAEELGINVANIDYLVFSHGHDDHTGGLKYLIEYMKEFRTKKQKPILIAHEAVFDRKFKRDEEIGCMVDIKEIKKAFNVQLSKKMQKITDNLYFLGEIERNNDFELINNPYKKLVKDENGNDVYVDDYIVEDSSLVYVKTDEKNPDKKELVIISGCAHSGICNTIEMAKKLIGDYPVISAIGGIHLIKPSEDRIVKTCEYLKGLNMESLYACHCTDLNSKIRLAQENPVKELGVGTILEF; this is encoded by the coding sequence ATGATATTAACGATATTGGTAGATAACAACGCAGAACTTTTAAGCAGAGATTTATATGGGGAACACGGATTATCACAGTTTATTGAAGTAGATGGAAAACAAATATTACACGACACTGGTTTTTCAGATTTATTTATTGAAAATGCTGAAGAATTAGGTATTAATGTGGCAAATATTGATTATTTAGTATTTTCACACGGTCATGATGACCATACTGGCGGTTTAAAATATTTAATAGAATATATGAAAGAATTTAGAACCAAAAAACAAAAACCAATTTTAATTGCTCACGAAGCTGTTTTCGATAGGAAATTTAAAAGGGACGAAGAAATCGGTTGTATGGTAGATATTAAAGAAATTAAAAAAGCTTTTAACGTACAATTGTCTAAAAAAATGCAAAAGATAACTGATAATTTATATTTCTTGGGTGAAATTGAAAGAAATAACGATTTTGAACTTATAAATAACCCATATAAAAAACTCGTTAAAGATGAAAATGGCAACGATGTGTACGTTGATGACTATATTGTTGAAGATAGTTCTCTTGTATACGTTAAAACCGACGAAAAAAACCCCGATAAAAAAGAACTCGTAATAATCAGCGGTTGCGCACACTCTGGTATATGTAATACAATTGAAATGGCTAAAAAATTAATTGGAGACTACCCTGTAATTAGTGCAATTGGCGGTATTCACCTTATAAAACCTTCAGAGGACAGAATTGTTAAAACCTGCGAGTATCTTAAAGGTTTAAATATGGAATCATTATATGCTTGCCACTGTACTGATTTAAATTCAAAAATCAGACTTGCACAAGAAAATCCTGTAAAAGAGCTTGGTGTTGGTACAATCTTAGAATTTTAA
- a CDS encoding tetratricopeptide repeat protein → MPSNQQTYKLYVQGIAYFNDKKYSDAIGYFKRILRINSSDFLALFGMCLVYTALDDYETALTYANKCLYFNAQYQPAMVYKKKLTKKIERSNLEKYEKWSKLGLEYYKNKNYLKSHYYFEKAYVCNPNSKIALKNLQFIQKILKSRLPYEWNAKALEFYKRKQYEKARVCLKHALSLNPNSKSIRNNIVKLSNLINSKNATLNKNLNNTISAKSEAESKLKPPAIKNDNVNEKINNIENTPAKINNSVENNPVIVDIENKNLNNNPNNPNNVNNNNCNIKNNKNDLKSSELENNIEYGQLNDLINDLIFDALDTKFNEFDNDISNNSVEYNNEHNENNDIKYDKTDILNEKNKIDNTKDIDKFDISNIENIDNINNKNKISLDKDIDNNNNNNNNNNIDNDIEDFDAELDKINKLNLESENNVGTKEDGKKKIRRDLIPLSTNMGVDLTKLFGNKSNNGNLPDDDDYHFEDNNDYAMEFNMEQEYEYEIDEDDSTSAEELMIINLNNEEEIQDNKKSAHIHNKNDYEDDKDKFEYYIDDVYEDYEEPIF, encoded by the coding sequence ATGCCCTCGAATCAACAAACTTATAAGCTATACGTTCAAGGAATTGCATATTTCAACGATAAGAAGTATTCTGATGCAATTGGCTACTTTAAACGGATATTACGTATAAATTCAAGTGATTTTTTAGCACTTTTTGGTATGTGTTTAGTATATACTGCACTCGATGATTACGAAACAGCACTTACATATGCAAACAAGTGTTTATACTTCAATGCACAATACCAGCCAGCAATGGTTTATAAAAAGAAATTAACGAAAAAAATTGAGCGTTCTAATCTTGAAAAATATGAAAAATGGAGTAAATTAGGATTAGAGTACTATAAAAATAAAAATTATTTAAAATCTCATTATTATTTTGAGAAAGCATATGTTTGCAATCCAAATTCAAAAATTGCCTTAAAAAATTTGCAATTCATCCAAAAAATTTTAAAATCAAGATTGCCATATGAATGGAACGCAAAAGCACTTGAATTTTACAAGAGAAAGCAGTATGAAAAGGCAAGAGTATGTTTAAAACATGCACTATCTTTAAATCCAAATTCAAAATCTATAAGGAATAATATTGTTAAGTTATCTAACCTTATAAATTCAAAAAATGCAACTTTAAATAAAAATTTAAATAATACTATATCTGCAAAATCAGAAGCTGAATCGAAATTAAAACCTCCAGCAATAAAAAATGATAATGTTAATGAAAAAATTAACAATATCGAAAATACGCCTGCTAAAATCAATAATTCGGTTGAAAACAACCCTGTTATTGTAGATATCGAAAATAAAAATCTTAACAATAATCCTAATAATCCTAATAATGTTAACAATAATAATTGCAACATCAAAAATAATAAAAATGATTTAAAATCCTCTGAATTAGAAAATAATATCGAATATGGTCAATTAAATGATTTAATCAATGATTTAATATTTGATGCTTTAGATACTAAATTTAACGAATTTGATAATGATATATCAAATAATTCGGTTGAATATAATAATGAACATAATGAAAATAACGATATTAAATATGATAAAACTGATATACTTAATGAGAAAAACAAAATTGATAATACTAAAGATATTGACAAATTTGACATCTCAAATATTGAGAATATAGATAATATTAATAATAAAAATAAGATATCTTTAGATAAGGATATTGATAATAATAATAATAATAATAATAATAATAATATTGATAATGATATCGAAGATTTTGATGCTGAATTGGATAAAATTAATAAGTTAAATTTAGAGTCTGAAAACAATGTCGGTACAAAAGAAGATGGTAAAAAGAAAATTAGGAGGGATTTAATACCTCTTAGTACAAATATGGGTGTAGATTTAACCAAACTGTTCGGAAACAAGTCAAATAATGGAAATTTACCTGATGATGACGATTATCACTTCGAAGACAATAATGATTACGCTATGGAATTTAATATGGAACAAGAATATGAATACGAAATTGATGAAGATGATTCTACAAGTGCGGAAGAATTAATGATTATTAACTTGAATAACGAAGAAGAAATTCAGGATAATAAAAAGAGTGCCCATATTCATAATAAAAATGATTATGAGGACGACAAGGATAAATTTGAATACTATATCGATGATGTCTATGAAGATTATGAAGAACCAATATTCTAA